The nucleotide sequence AGCGGCTTTTTGTTGCTTCAGCTTGTCGATGTCGCTCAGTTTCTGGAGacaaatattttctttgaatAACGAATTACGAGACGTAGCGTTTCAACTAGAGaagaaacggatatccggtaactatccggtaggccggatatccggcctaaatttactatccggccggataccggatattaaaaaaactacgacaatttcctataattaaaatgtaatacattatatctttgaggtaaatatcaataaaatggcttataataaagacgacttttatttaaagtccaaaaagttacaaaaaagccatattaaggcctttcaaaaaactaaattctttTTCTGGACTATTctctctaatgacgaatacataaatggtaaatatctgttaatgtcgaaatattgccaaataaaataggcgatctttttttcactgatgatgATCTGAtgtgatgacatgatgcagttcagtcagattacgcagcaagtaaactaatataattttcgctattcaatcacacactcacgatggcaaccgaaatcgcccgaaatAATCTgtcccctagacaagtggcaaaatctgacattctattcggacggattcgattttcgaaaagtgtgactagtctagtctactaatagacccactgatcgcgttcgaagcacctgtgcgacGCTAAACTCGACACgtcatgcaacgagacaatcggccaactatccggccgccggatatccggtatccggtatccggccaaacaactatccgtttcatcactAGTTTCAACTGATATGACTCACAATGTTTTTGTCTAAAAATCTAATCATTTTCCGAGtaataaattcttaaaaatatttttgacatatCCACCTTCGCGCGTTTTTCGGCCTTTCGCCCTTCTCTTTCCTATTCTACTTAATTTCTATCATCTTCTTCTTACCTTATTAATGTTCTTGTCTTTTTCAGGGTCCCCAGTGAGACAAACGGTGCGTGGGGCGTGGTCGCTGGCGGCGGAGGGGACGCATCTCCCTTCGCGCGTTGTTCGGCGTTTCGCGCGTTGTTCGGCGTTTCGCGCGTTGTTCGGCCTTTCGCGCTTTGTGGGCTTCGCGCTTATCTTTCCTATTCCTATCCTATCTAACATACTACCATCTACTTCTTACCTTATTAGTGTTCTTGACCTTCTTGTCTTTTTCCGGGTTACAGTGGAGACGAAAGGCGCGCGGGGCGTGGTCGCCGGCGGAGGGGACGCATCTCCCTTCGCGCGTTTTTCGGCCTTTCCTCCTTTTTGCTACTCTTATACTACCTCATTTACTATCTAAAACTACAATTTACCTTATTAAGGTTCTTGATCTTCTTGTCTTTTTCCGGGTCCCTAGTGGAGACGAAAGGCGCGCGGGGCGTGGTCGCCGGCGGCGGAGGAGACGCATCTCCCTTCGCGCGTTCTTCGGCCATTCCTTCTCTTTGCTACTCTTATACTACCTCCTTTACTATCCAAAACTACAACTTACCTTATTAAGGTTCTTGATCTTCTTGTCTTTTTCCGGGTCCCCAGTGGAGACGAAAGGCGCGCGAGGCGTGGTCGCCGGCGGCGGAGGGGACGCATCTCCCTTCGCGCGTTCTTCGGCTTTTCGCGCTTTACGGGCTTCGCGCTTTTCTTTTTGCTTGATAGCTTGCTTGGACGGAGCAGCTATGGGAAAGATTTGAACACTAGTAAAGTTTGTGTCTTCTAATTTTACTTCGTTATCGTTGGAGTCTTAAATTTGCGTTTGCGTAGAAGACATGTCTTCCGCAAAAAGGGCCtatttaaatttataaattaaGAACGAATCTCATTTTAAACCACAAAACTGAGGCAAAATCGGGTATATGACAGTTTGAGGTATCTTTAAAAATCCAACAGTTTTGCAGAATATTGCTTACTTAGCTTAAACTGATGCCAAAAATTACTAGAGGtttagaaatagaaataataataagtaatactTACCGCTAACATTTTCACCAGGCTTGTGTGGTTTCTCATGTTCGTGTAACGTGAACGTAGACGGCTTATTCCTAGCGCCGGGCGGTCTGTACGCCGCGGTCGGCTTTGGTGTCGAGTCTTCAATGGCCTATAAACAATTGACAATCAAATTTCGAACCAGCCATCACTGCATGGCTTGTAATATGACACAAGAACTAggataaggcccggtttccaccaataGTAGGCCCAAGATGCGCGACGCGATAGCGCTTCTGCACAtgacgacgccgccgccgctgcgcctttgcactgtttatacgcgctgcgtgaagcccgctgccgcgccgcaggcgaaattatgctttgacggCGTGGTGGCGGGCTTTACTCGGCGCGTATGAACAGTGAAGGGGCGCGGCgatggcgcggcggcggcgcggtggcggcgtcgtgtgcaggagcgcataagcttttatcgcgccaATTTATCGATATACGCGATAAGttcatacatttgtcgtctaaatcattgataagattttatcacggtgtGCATCGTAGCCCGACTGGAGATATTatgtgtttgaataaccaatcagatttccgaACTGAACCGAAGCTGATGcagtaaaataacaaaatctgattggttattcaaacacatcCTTCTTCGCTTTGTTGGAAACAATAagcattaatatttaaaaatagcgTACCTTCGGTGGAGCCCTGGATAGTTCGCTCTTAGGGAAGTTTCCTGGTTGCCAAGAGATACTCAGTAGGTTTTCTTTCTCTTGGCATACACGCTTGTGCATGAGAGCTCCGGTGTAATGCCATATTTTGtacctaaaataaaacaataaaataaacactAATGTTACACCGGTATTTCAATTTTCCAAAATATTCTGTATGTCACCCAGAAAAGACCTTTACTAAGTTTAGTCAAACAGTGACTCCTATGCGTTTTACCATGAAAACTATTTTGATCTTGAGTAGACTTTTGAGTGAGATTCACAATGCGGACTTTAAAATTACTCTTATAATTTTAGCAAATGTATATCAATAGTTACCCATTCCCAACAGTGAGCCTGGGATAAGTAGTGGCGGTGATAAAGGTCTCCCCTCGGGGGTCCCACTGACTCGTGGTGTCGGGCGCTGCACTGGAGTTAATCTTCTTGACATATTCCTTTGTAGTAATAATGTGCTATGTACTAACTTTAGATAGAAACTTTACTTACCCGTTCCCAACAGTGAGCCTGGGATAAGTAGTGGCGGTGAGAAAGGTCTCCCCTCGAGGGTCCCACTGCAGACTCGTGGTGTCGGGCGCTGCGCAAGACCCGATCTTCTTGTAGCCACGCATGTCCCATACTTCTATGCTGCCTGTGGCTATGTTACCGAACCCGCCTAGTAGAACGCGTGTGAGGGAGTCAaggaatttttagtttttttgttgaaacttaCTTTAAGAATATTAGCATGAAATCATTGAAATAAGGCTTGCGTATAACTTGcaatagtaggtatttaaagATGCATGAATGACACATGATTTATGGTGTCCTATGCagtcgtaataataataataatataataatataagcctTTATTACTGGATTACAAGGtacttttacaacattaacatTTCATTTTACAATTTAGTTGCACTCATCTCCAGTTTGTccttggacataggcctcctccaatgatctcCATGCTTCTCTGTTTCTAGCCATTTGTGGCCATAATGGCCCTGCTAATTCGCGGATATCGTCCTCCCATCTTTTCGCTTGTCTGCCTCTGCTTCTTTTTCCTTCACGGGGATACCATTCCGTTACGGCTCTTGTccatttctctttcttttcccTCATTAGGTGTCCCGTCCACTTCCATTTCAACTTTCTAATTGTTGCAACAACACTTCTGAATttggtttttgattttattgtgtTTAGGTTTATCTTGTGTTTAAGTTTCACTCCCAATACACTTCTCTCCATACTATTTTGGcatacttttaactttttaagtTGTTGCTTAGTTAGTGACCAGGTTTGGCAAGCATATGTGAGGCAGGGTAGTATACAGGCATCAAATATTTTCCTTTTGTGGAACATCTTTAGGTTCCCGTTTTTCATTACCTCTGCTAGTGACCAGTATCTCTTCCATGTGTTTGTTATTCGTCTATCTATTTCTTTGCCCATGCATTCTTTGTTGGAAATTAGATGTCCCAAATAGATGTATTCATCTTCATACTCAATTTCTACTTTGTTTACGTGTATTTTTACTTTAGTTGAGTTAGTCATCACTCTTGTCTTTGAGGTGTTCATAAGAAGACCCACTTTGGCACTTACATCACATAATTCTTGTAGCATCTTTTCCAATTGTTGTGGGCAATCTGAGAACACCACAATATCGTCTGCGAAACGTAGGTGTGATAGTAATTCTCCGTTTATGTTAATTCCGCTTTTCTCCCAGTCAAGTTCTCTGATGATCATTTCAAGTACAGCAGAAAAGAGTTTAGGCGAGATCGGATCTCCTTGTCTGACACCTCGAGTTATAGGGAACTCTGGTCCAGTGTTTTCGAGCTGTATTTCTGCTGTACTTTTTGAGTATACTTCttgtattaattttatgtattttttgtgaACACCTTGTGTCTCCAGTGCTGACCATATTGCTTTGTGTTCTATAGAATCGAATGCCTTGCTGTAGTCAATTAATCCGATATAGTatgatttattatattcttGAAGTTTCTGTAAGACTTGTTTTACTACATGTATGTGATCTACTGTTGAGAAATCTCTTCGGAATCCTGCCTGCTCTTTAGGTTGGTTTTCATCAAGAGTGTTCGATATTCTggctaatattatttttgagaAGACTTTGTATATATTGGACATTAAGCTTATGGGTCTGTAATTCCCTACATCCCCCTATTCCCTTTTTTATATAGAAGTATAATCGTTGACTTTGTCCAGTTTGTAGGTATGGTCTCGCTAactattatttcattaaataacTTTGTCAGGACTGGAGCTGTTTCGGTGATAGTAGCTTTCAGAATCTCGTTTGTGATATTATCAGGTCCAGGAGATTTTCCATCTTTTTGGGTTAGAATTGCTTTTTCTGTTTCCGATAAGAGGATAGGTGGTATCGATTCATCGTTAAAGTTGTTACAATTTAAGTTTTTTGGTTGGTATTCGTTGTTGCAGTCCATGCCTGTGTAAAGTGTTTTGTAGAACTCTGTTGCAATGTCGAGAATTGCCTTCCTGTTCCCTGTGCATATTCCCTGTTTGTTCTTTAGATTTGGCATCCATTCTGTTTTGTCTGACAGCTTCTTATAAGCCTTCTTTATTCCTCCTGTTTTTTCAATATGATATTTGATGACATCGTTTCTTCTTACTTTGTTATCCTTCTTtatattttcattgattttcTTGCTTATTTCCGTGATTTGTTTTGTATTAGATTTTTTATCCTTCAGTAGTTCTTTCCGTTGTTGGAGTAAATCTTGGGTGTGTGTAGATATCCTTTTTTCTTTTGGCATTGATTTGGTTCTGTCGATCTCGTTTTTTAAGGTAGTTATGAATTTATTGTAGATTTCTTCTATATTCTTACTGTTGGATTTATCCATCTCGTTTTCCAGTGCGTTTTTGAAATTTATCGTGAAGGTTTCCAGATTTTTATTGGTGATGTATGATTCAGGTCTCTTACTATAGGTTTTTCTTGTTTTCTTTACTGGGTTTCCTTCCAATATTGCACGAACCATTCTATGGTCTGTATTGAAGTTCAGGTTATTTATTACAGTAACATCCTTGATCCtatcttttttatttgtcattatATAGTCTATTTCATTCGTGTATCTTCCACAAGGTGAGATCCAGGTAGAGAATACAATCCCGGGATCCCGattcccgggatcccgggatcccgACCCTTTTCTGATCCCGAAAATCCCGGGACTGTACTTGGCTAATCCCGGTATTTTCGGGATTGATATAAACAAGTCCATTTTGCATTCTACGATCCGTTGCGCCTTGACTATGACCTTGCCTAGATTCTACCTTAGcataaaattatacagggtggaaacgataagtgatctcactcgattatttctaaactatacaagatatcgaaaaactggttactgatcctaaaagtgcttcacgagctttttcaaacgatatcagtaataggttacagaattaactggatctatccgaaaattcaatactaaatgtatgccagccacacaatattagaagtgttaattttttttattaaataataaacacttaaaattttaatgatctcgtaaattgcattattatttaaaattattcaaggaaaacgttgattttaggctttacttgctataatattatgaagccttgagtgccatgactgtgacaGTACTAaaagtatggaagctggaaacttgaattttcggatagatccagtttattatgtaacttgttattggtaccgttggatagagctcgtgaaggactttcaggatcagtaaccaccagtttttggatatcttgtatagtttagaaataatcgagtgagatcacttatcgtttccaccctgtataacgatAAAAACCAAATCTAAGGTACGATACGGATACGGACTATTCAGGTTCGGccctaataatatctttttcgtAGACCTTAGACAGGATCACAACTTGAGCTAATGCCACAAACCTCCCAACCCCAATTGACACTAAAGGAAAAGTTGCAGCTTAAAATTGATAAGAGTATGAAATGCCCAGATCCTGAAGTACAACTACAAAGTGAATCGGGCTTGACAAATAGTATCAGACGTGAAATGAGCCTGTTTGAAAATGGCGGAGTTCGTGGGTGGATATCACTTAGAATTAGCATATAAGTATCTATTCTATACCTCCAACGAGTGTAGAACCCGAGCGAGTGTTATCAGCTGCTGCTTTTGTAGGAAATAAATTACGAAGCAGGCTATATTGGATGCTTTGATATTTCTAAGATTCTATTTCCGAAATTCTAAATAGTGCTtttgatttgtatattttttttattttattttagtattattgcaactaacaatatttaaaacatcTTTTGAGAAATTATACCACATAAGGCTGATCCCGGGATagtcccgggatcccgggattacCCATCAAAAATCCCGTAATCCCGGGATTGAAAAACATGCTCGGGATTGTATTCTCTAGATCCAGGTCCATTTCCttgaatttctttttttgaaaaaactgTTCATAACGGACAGTTTATTTTCAGTCGCAAAGTTTACCAGTGATTGACCATTTTTACTTCTATGTCCATGACCAAATCTTCCAATGATCTTCTCTTCTCCTGTTTTGGATGTACCTACTTTTCCATTAAAGTCACCCATAACTATAAGATTGGAATGTGCCTCGCAGTCGTAATAGAGgctatttaatttaaagattaCTTTAAATGTCGTGTGACGTCACTTATTGACGACACGCTCCATCCCACGGGCGCGTGTCATGTGACGTGACGTTCAGCTGATCccatacttaaataaatgcaactTTTTTTTCTAGTCCTATTGAATACTTGTTATACAGACGTTTCATTTTAAGTAAATGCTCATTAGCGTTTAAAACCTGTACGTAATTGGCAAATTATGCGTTGGTTCAAGATAGTTAAGTCATAACTGATGTTAACTTTCATTCATCATATTATAGTGTTTTTAAAAGGATATAATGCCCGTCTGGTGGGAAGTAGATGGCGTTCCACGATCCTGTTCCAAATTCAAAGAGCGGGTCGCACTTCGCGTTGAACAGCGTCGCCTTGGCCGGCGCGTGGCCGTACACCGCCACCCATTCGTTCCAGTTGCCGGGGTTCCACGAGATCGCGTGGATTGGACCTTCCTTGCCTGAAAATATGGTTCAAAATCAAATGCCTTTTTTGCGCCGATTTGCCGGGGATTTAAACAAGTGCAATGGAACCAAGTGTAGCAAAGATCGCGTGGATTAGACGGTTTGGTCCTTGCTTAGAAATACATATCAAAATCAAATGCCTATTCTGCGCCGATTTTCCGGGGTGGCATAGATTTGGATTGGACTTTTGTAGCCTAAAAATACATATCAAAATCAAATGCCCATTCTGCACTCAGTTCCCAGGGTTGCAAGAGATTGCGTGGAATGGACCTTCTTTGATGGAAATACAGATCAAAATGCATTCAGATGTACTTAACGCGACCTGTAGTTATTTTCTTAGCATAAACCAGATTTGATGTTTCTGATTATTTATGAAGacataaaatcaaaatcttAACGAAATTTGTTTCTACTTACTAAAACTCATATTTCCCGAGTTTCCTTTTACATCGCCATGTGACAACGACTGCTTTCCATAGTAAGATCCGCCAGTCTTGTCCACCTGAAAATACATTGATCATAATTATGATTGCTATGAATCATTTAATAATATTGACATTTATATGTaacttgagaaaaaaaatgttccttACATCAGTCTGGGTCATAACAAAGATGTTGGTGCCTCGTCTATTCCAGTGGAAGGTGGCCTTGTCAGCTTGGAACGAGGAGCGGCTCACAACTGCATTGCTGGTGTCAAACTCTGGATACTTGAACACGCGCCAGAACGACGGCTGGTCCTGTTTGCCTAGAGAAAAGCCAGTTATGTTGTAATAAGGCTAATTTCctaattaaaaattttttttagtccgtcaattaatcaaaaaataatggacacatttttttaatatggCTAAACAAGTAATAACGAAGTTATGAtacgttgaagttccgcgtgacgtcacaaagtggtTACTCTATGACGTCACAAACCTTTAGTTCTGAAACTTTGGCGCcctttatctctttcaattttcattaggtGAAAAatgtgtcgagtattttttgataagttaactgacagactaattcaaactcttgcttttttacccagcaAATATTTGAAGTAAATATGATTTAGATTTATTCTAATTCTGCACAAAGAGAATAAATTTTTTAGAcaaattaaggcagcacttagattgaGTTCAAAAACACTAAAGATTGTtttagtgtatgtcttgtttaTTGTcttattagataaataaaataaaatgaatgacTTACCCAAAGAGAACACAGCAAAATAGTAAGTGGGTGCAGGGCTAGGAGAGATGCTGAAAGACTTCAGCTTTTCTGCTTTGATCTGTTTTGTGTAGCGCTCCAGTTTTCCATCCTCATAGATGTATATAATATT is from Ostrinia nubilalis chromosome 2, ilOstNubi1.1, whole genome shotgun sequence and encodes:
- the LOC135083441 gene encoding eukaryotic translation initiation factor 2A, whose product is MSATPCIAGLTNKNIFLVDFKEPYAEKNLRDEATLNIRSIIFSPKGTYLAYRTDKKAEIVKCADWSVAATIDGNVKDMFFSPLDTYFMVWEMFLLTKENPEGKCNLHVVKSATGENIGSFKQKNQTGWEPQWSSDEKLFALQMNNIIYIYEDGKLERYTKQIKAEKLKSFSISPSPAPTYYFAVFSLGKQDQPSFWRVFKYPEFDTSNAVVSRSSFQADKATFHWNRRGTNIFVMTQTDVDKTGGSYYGKQSLSHGDVKGNSGNMSFSKEGPIHAISWNPGNWNEWVAVYGHAPAKATLFNAKCDPLFEFGTGSWNAIYFPPDGHCVLLGGFGNIATGSIEVWDMRGYKKIGSCAAPDTTSLQWDPRGETFLTATTYPRLTVGNGYKIWHYTGALMHKRVCQEKENLLSISWQPGNFPKSELSRAPPKAIEDSTPKPTAAYRPPGARNKPSTFTLHEHEKPHKPGENVSAAPSKQAIKQKEKREARKARKAEERAKGDASPPPPATTPRAPFVSTGDPEKDKKIKNLNKKLSDIDKLKQQKAAGKTLELNQLEKIKNEPALLQELAQLRL